A genomic segment from Neobacillus sp. YX16 encodes:
- the flgL gene encoding flagellar hook-associated protein FlgL: protein MRVTQNMLNHNLIFNLERSNRTMEKYQEQVSTGKKVSRPSDDPITAVRSMYYRSTLNDIEQFKRNADEGLSWMTTTDEALGEVTSVLQRVRELTIQGLNGTNDESGRNAIAEEIDQLKAHLGEIANSSIGGKYVFAGTDVKTAPYRDDPANSNSSKEFRNNNEEILELQVGPNNSVPINVFGKDIFNNDGNGGIFKVLSDIVSNFKNPAAGSSDHLDQLDSQMDNILGQRSELGARMNRMELSISRLEGLEVSTTSLLSKEEDVDIARVIIDLKAQENVQRAALSVGAKIIQPSLVDFLR from the coding sequence TTGCGTGTAACTCAAAATATGCTTAATCATAATTTAATCTTTAATTTAGAGCGTTCTAATCGAACGATGGAAAAATATCAAGAACAGGTATCTACGGGTAAAAAGGTGAGTAGACCATCAGATGATCCTATTACAGCAGTCCGTAGTATGTATTACCGTTCTACTCTCAATGATATTGAACAGTTCAAAAGGAATGCCGATGAAGGGCTTTCTTGGATGACAACAACGGATGAAGCACTGGGTGAAGTAACATCAGTATTGCAAAGGGTGAGGGAGTTAACCATACAAGGTCTTAACGGTACGAATGATGAAAGCGGCCGTAACGCAATAGCTGAAGAAATTGATCAATTAAAAGCACACTTAGGAGAAATTGCAAACTCTTCAATTGGTGGAAAATATGTTTTTGCAGGGACAGATGTGAAAACAGCACCATATCGTGATGACCCAGCTAATTCCAATTCTTCGAAAGAGTTCCGAAACAATAACGAAGAGATTCTGGAATTACAGGTTGGACCAAACAATAGTGTTCCCATAAATGTATTCGGAAAAGATATCTTTAATAATGATGGCAACGGCGGAATATTTAAAGTGTTATCAGATATTGTTTCTAATTTTAAAAATCCGGCTGCTGGTTCCTCTGATCATCTCGATCAATTAGACAGTCAAATGGATAACATACTTGGACAACGCTCGGAGCTGGGGGCGCGCATGAATCGTATGGAATTAAGTATATCCAGGCTGGAAGGACTTGAGGTATCAACCACAAGTTTGTTATCAAAGGAAGAGGATGTGGATATTGCTCGTGTCATTATTGATCTAAAGGCACAAGAGAATGTACAACGAGCTGCCTTATCCGTTGGAGCGAAAATCATTCAGCCATCCTTAGTTGATTTCTTACGGTAA
- the fliE gene encoding flagellar hook-basal body complex protein FliE gives MEISGLNSIKINQNPFQKIETKKPQTSFSNVLQGYLNNVDASVKQASNLTVKAAAGDVDNIHDLTISSQKAKLALELTVTVRDKAVESYQEIMRMQF, from the coding sequence ATGGAAATTTCAGGTTTGAATTCAATCAAAATCAATCAAAATCCTTTTCAAAAAATCGAAACGAAAAAACCACAAACTTCGTTTTCAAATGTACTGCAGGGCTATTTAAATAATGTTGATGCAAGTGTTAAACAGGCTTCCAATCTTACTGTTAAAGCGGCTGCTGGTGATGTTGATAATATCCATGATTTAACCATATCTTCACAAAAGGCAAAGTTAGCATTGGAACTTACAGTTACCGTTCGGGATAAAGCTGTAGAATCTTACCAAGAAATAATGAGAATGCAATTCTAA
- a CDS encoding PilZ domain-containing protein encodes MYPKVNQNIVLDIKGKDKNFKTIVAEISDKEILIGFPMDLNILGLLPRGTVIYITYSVGDDLYKFLSTIIGKRNENMPLFRLVKPKEKDIKKIQRRNNFRVKANLPMVLKDSEVTTVDISAGGIQISCKENYEIVYGEVVSGTLHIPGELEDVNFQGIVKRISRNANDERKNVAIAFTNLNQGNQEKITRYCFDKQRQMRLKSK; translated from the coding sequence ATGTATCCAAAAGTGAATCAAAATATTGTACTTGATATAAAAGGGAAGGACAAAAACTTTAAAACCATTGTTGCGGAGATTAGTGATAAGGAAATTTTAATCGGCTTCCCGATGGATTTAAATATTTTAGGTCTTTTGCCAAGAGGAACAGTAATTTATATAACTTATTCAGTAGGAGATGATTTATATAAATTTCTGAGTACCATTATCGGAAAAAGAAATGAAAATATGCCATTGTTCCGCTTGGTTAAACCGAAGGAAAAGGATATAAAAAAAATCCAGCGAAGAAACAACTTTCGCGTAAAAGCCAATCTGCCAATGGTGCTGAAGGACTCTGAAGTCACTACGGTTGATATTAGTGCAGGTGGGATCCAAATATCCTGCAAGGAAAATTATGAAATAGTCTATGGGGAAGTCGTTTCAGGAACCTTGCACATTCCAGGTGAATTAGAGGATGTTAATTTTCAAGGAATCGTGAAGCGAATCAGCAGGAATGCTAATGATGAAAGAAAAAATGTGGCGATTGCCTTCACCAATTTGAATCAAGGGAATCAAGAGAAAATCACACGGTACTGTTTTGACAAACAGCGGCAAATGCGTTTAAAATCGAAGTGA
- the fliS gene encoding flagellar export chaperone FliS encodes MTLNNPYQTYQRQAVTTSKPEDLTFMLYQGMVKFIRLSNIALQKNNFEESNKNNVRAQDILSELMVTLKKGYEVSDSLLSLYDFMKFRLIEANIKKSTEILEEVEGYAVELMETWATAMKQTKIKA; translated from the coding sequence ATGACATTAAACAATCCATATCAAACCTATCAAAGACAAGCAGTTACTACCTCTAAACCGGAAGATTTAACGTTTATGTTATATCAAGGCATGGTAAAGTTTATCCGTTTGTCCAATATCGCTCTTCAAAAAAATAATTTTGAAGAATCAAATAAAAATAATGTAAGAGCACAAGATATACTATCTGAACTAATGGTTACATTAAAAAAAGGCTATGAAGTTTCTGATTCATTACTTTCACTATATGATTTTATGAAGTTTCGTTTAATCGAAGCGAATATAAAGAAAAGCACAGAAATACTAGAAGAAGTAGAAGGTTATGCTGTTGAGTTAATGGAAACATGGGCAACTGCTATGAAACAAACAAAAATAAAGGCATAG
- a CDS encoding flagellar protein FliT: protein MDELITNIYETTVHMQKALEKEDFEEFEELLSKRNEMMITVDEWKASHSEHRYSAKAKTIFEDIIRLDQQLTSFVQNEKNKAQHSLNQLKNNKQVSMKYLPYSKQTNGVFVDKSK from the coding sequence ATGGATGAATTGATTACAAATATTTATGAAACGACTGTTCACATGCAAAAGGCATTAGAGAAAGAAGACTTTGAGGAATTTGAGGAGCTTTTATCCAAAAGAAATGAAATGATGATTACGGTAGACGAATGGAAAGCAAGTCATTCCGAACACAGGTATTCAGCTAAAGCAAAAACAATCTTTGAAGATATTATTCGTTTAGATCAGCAACTTACATCCTTTGTACAAAATGAAAAAAATAAAGCCCAACACTCATTAAATCAACTTAAAAATAATAAACAGGTTTCGATGAAATACCTGCCTTATAGCAAACAAACCAATGGAGTATTTGTAGATAAGTCAAAATAG
- the flgB gene encoding flagellar basal body rod protein FlgB encodes MTNISLLQSALNASSLRQQVISNNLSNAETPGYKAKHIVFEDILKQHISSQSNFVGKQTNSRHIEIGKPSYIPTALTVEETQTFMQNNGNNVDVDAEMTNMGKNALWYYTLTQQLTSEFQHLSIAIKGRS; translated from the coding sequence TTGACCAATATCAGCCTCCTGCAATCTGCATTAAACGCATCTAGCTTACGGCAGCAAGTTATTTCTAATAATCTATCGAATGCAGAAACGCCTGGATATAAAGCCAAACATATAGTTTTTGAAGATATTTTAAAACAACACATATCCTCTCAATCCAATTTTGTCGGAAAGCAAACAAACTCCCGTCATATTGAAATTGGGAAGCCATCCTACATACCAACAGCACTAACGGTAGAGGAAACACAGACCTTTATGCAGAATAATGGTAATAATGTGGATGTTGACGCCGAAATGACCAATATGGGGAAAAATGCATTATGGTACTATACGTTAACACAGCAGCTTACCAGTGAATTTCAACATTTATCAATTGCGATTAAAGGAAGGAGTTAA
- the flgC gene encoding flagellar basal body rod protein FlgC: MFNSLNISASALTAQRLRMDVISSNIANASSTRGKLINDEWEPYRRKMVAMEPREKTFNQVLHGELQKQSQNTLQGVRVTGIVDDQTPFKLVYDPSHPDATAEGYVRLPNVDLSKEMVDLLASSRAYEANVTSFNTGKSMMLKALDIGR, encoded by the coding sequence ATGTTTAATTCATTAAATATTAGTGCATCAGCCTTAACTGCTCAACGCTTAAGGATGGATGTTATTTCTTCAAATATTGCCAATGCTTCCTCAACTAGAGGGAAATTAATAAATGATGAATGGGAACCATATCGCCGCAAAATGGTTGCGATGGAGCCTAGGGAGAAAACCTTTAATCAGGTATTACATGGAGAATTACAAAAACAATCACAAAATACTTTACAAGGTGTTCGGGTTACCGGAATTGTTGATGATCAAACACCTTTTAAATTAGTCTATGACCCATCACATCCTGATGCAACTGCAGAAGGTTATGTAAGACTTCCAAATGTAGATTTGTCTAAAGAGATGGTTGATTTACTTGCATCATCACGGGCATATGAAGCAAATGTAACCTCTTTTAATACAGGAAAATCGATGATGTTAAAAGCTTTAGATATTGGTCGTTAG
- a CDS encoding glucosaminidase domain-containing protein: MIIGDDWFTKNMLVNTLYRNENLRNHLTSQTEASDLFSQVLNQLLTQKDLPDTVQPKINSFDLNLYSSINPYSNMPAMPISTGEPFRYQSIHPEKINQVLDGKLTGMGEAIVRAGQKHNIDPALLAAVAQHETGNGTSKAAIEKNNVAGMMGKNGLKSYASVEESIMDMARNLSKNYLGEGLSSISQIGAKYAPIGAANDPTKLNNHWVTGVTRFINQLKA, encoded by the coding sequence TTGATTATTGGTGATGATTGGTTTACTAAAAATATGCTTGTAAATACGTTATACAGAAATGAAAATTTGCGGAACCATCTGACTTCACAAACTGAAGCCAGTGATCTTTTTTCACAGGTCTTAAATCAATTATTAACTCAAAAAGATTTACCAGACACAGTACAGCCAAAGATTAATTCATTTGATTTAAATTTATATAGTTCGATTAACCCTTATAGTAATATGCCTGCAATGCCCATAAGTACGGGTGAGCCATTTAGATATCAATCTATTCATCCGGAAAAAATAAATCAAGTATTGGATGGTAAATTAACTGGTATGGGTGAGGCCATTGTTCGAGCAGGGCAGAAGCATAATATAGATCCTGCATTATTAGCCGCTGTTGCTCAACATGAAACAGGAAACGGCACATCAAAAGCCGCAATAGAGAAAAACAATGTCGCAGGGATGATGGGCAAAAATGGTTTGAAATCATATGCCTCAGTCGAGGAAAGCATTATGGATATGGCTCGAAATTTAAGTAAAAATTACCTAGGTGAAGGATTATCGAGCATTTCGCAAATTGGTGCAAAATATGCTCCTATTGGCGCAGCTAATGACCCAACCAAATTAAATAATCACTGGGTAACTGGTGTTACTCGCTTTATAAACCAACTGAAAGCTTAG